The genomic region GACGAAGTGGACCTCGCCGAGTTCGCCGACGACGAGTGGATCACCTGGGGCGAGGGGGAGTTCTGCCACGAGTGGCTGATGTTCACGCTCCGCTCGAAGGGCATCGAGCCGCTCGTCGGCCACCGCGCCGCCGAGACCCACACCCAGCTCGCGCTGGTCGCCGCGGGTCTGGGCGTGTGCGTCGCCCCGCTGCTCGGACGCCGTCCCGTGCCCGCCGGGGTCGTGACCGTCCCCGTCAGGCAGCGGGTCCGGCGGCATGTGTACGTGGTCTGGCGGGCGGACGCCGACCGCCGCCCGTCGATCCGGGCCGCGGTGAAGGCCCTTCAGGCGGCGGGGGAGAGCCTCGGCTGAGCCGGGGCCGCCTCTCTACTGCGCCGCCAGCTTGCGGAAGTCCCAGGAGACGATCTTCTGCGGCGTCAGACGCAGCCAGGCGTGCCGGCCGTCGTGCGGCATCTCCTCCAGGCCGAAGTTCTTCCGGGCGAACAACGTCTCGGGGACGTCGAGTTCGGCGCGCAGCTCGCCGGTGCGCGGGATCTCGCCCACGAACTCGGCGGTGCCCGACAGCTCGACGCCGCGCAGTTCGTCGTACTCCTCGCCGGTGTCGACGACGATCGCCACCCGGGGGTCGCGCCGCAGGTCGGTCCACCGTTTGCTGCGCACGACCGAGTACAGCCACATCGAGGTGCCGTCCCAGGCGAACCACAGTGTGCTCACATGCGGGGCGCCGTCGGCCGACACCGTGGCGACCCGGCAGGTGCGCTGGGTGGTGAGGAAATCGTCCAGCTCGCCGGGCGTCATCATGATCTTCCGGCCGCGGCGCTGCTGAGTGACGGTCATGCTCCCCCTCTTTCCTTCTTCTCTCACGTCGCGTCAGAGGAGATCCTCTGACATCACGTCAGAAAAGAATGTGTTCTCTTCCGTCCGTGCGCAATGGTGGCTACGCTCGCGCGCCCAGCCGCCGGCGCCCAGGGGGAACCGTGCCCGCGTACACAGAGCTCAGCGAACTCCTCGATCCGCGGACCACCGTGCTGCTCACCGTCGAGTGCCAGGAGGGCGTCGTCGGAGCGGACAGCGCACTGCCGGAACTCGCCGCGCAGGCACGCGCCGGCGGGGTGCTCGCCAACATCGCGCGGCTGGTGGACGCCGCCCACCGAGGAGGCGTCCAGGTCGTCCACGCCATCGCCGAGCGCCGCCCCGACGGTCGCGGGGCCAGCCGCAACGCCCGCCTGTTCCGGGCCGCCGAACGCCTGCCCGTCCAGCAGGTGTCCGGCACGCCGGCGGTGCGGGTCGCAACCCCGATCGAGGTCGCCGAGGAGGACCTCGTCGTACGGCGCCTGCACGGGCTGTCGCCCCTCCAGGGCACCGACGTCGACCCGCTGCTGCGCAACCTCGGCTGCCGCACGCTGATCGTCACCGGGGTCTCGGCCAACGTGGCCGTTCCCAACGCCGTGTTCGACGCCGTGAACCGCGGCTACACCGCCGTCGTCCCGGCGGATGCCATCGCGGGAGTGCCGTTCGACTACACCCCCGCGATGATCCGCCACACCCTCGCGTTGGTCGCCACGGTCGCGACCACGGACGAGGTGCTGGCGTCTCTGGAGCGTCCGGGTGGGGTCAGGCAAGCGTGATGGAGTCGCCGTTCACGCTGATCTGCTTCGCCTCCAGCGGCTCGACCGCGGGACCCTTCTTCACGCTGCCGTCGAGGACGGAGAACTGACTGCCGTGGCAGGTGCAGGAGATGATGTCGTCCTTGAGGTCCACCATCGGGCAGTCCCGGTGGGTGCAGATCGTCGAAAAGGCCTTGTAGTCGCCCGCGGCCGGCTGCGAGACCACGACCTTCTGGTCCTTGAAGATCTTGCCGCTGCCCTCGGGGATGTCGGTGGTCTTCGCGAGTGCCGCGCCCCCGGCTCCCGCCTCGGGCGACGAGCCGCCGCCGGCGCCCTGCTCGGTCGACGAGTCGGAGGCCTTGTCGTCCGATCCGCACGCCGTCAGCCCCACGGTGAGCCCTGCCGCGCCCACCGCCGCCACGAGGGTACGGCGGCTCGGTCCCGACTTCGGCTGAACTGATTCGCTGGTCATGCTGACGTTCCTTCCGCGGGTTCGTGATCTGCCGAGAGGTACGGCCGCTGGGGACCGGCTGTTCAGACAGTGTCGGAATCCTGACCGGTTCGTGGAACGACGCGGGTAAAGCGGAGCTGTCGGTTCGCTGTCGGGTTCCGGACTGCCACCGCGAGGCCGGGGGCCGGGCGGCCGCGTTGTCCGGTTTCTTTCCGTGCCCATTGCGAACGGAAAGGAAAATGAACTGCCGCTCCCGCGGCACCCGGCACACCCCGGCGGCGCACCGGCCGGGTCAGCAGCCGGCACCGCCCGCCTGCGCCCCTGACCCGTGATCACCCTCGGTTACTATGCTCACTTGATTGCCGAGGCCGGAAGCAGCGGGCCCACTGCCATCGATGGACTGCTCGGAAAGCAGGAAGACCCCCATGCCAGTCGAAAAATGTTGAACGAGGTCACCGCGACCCGCTACATCACGCCCCTGCGTGAGGGCGGTTCGCTGCCGGGACTCGTCGAGGGCGACGACTTCGGGACGTACGTCCTGAAGTTCACCGGCGCGGGACAGGGGCGCAAGACACTCGTCGCCGAGGTGGTCTGCGGGGAACTCGCCCGCCGGCTCGGGCTGCGGGTGCCACGCCTGGTCACGGTCGAGCTCGACGCGGAGCTGGGGCTCGGCGAACCCGACCAGGAGGTGCAGAGCCTGCTCAGGTCCAGCGGCGGCACCAACCTCGGCATGGAATTCCTCTCCGGCGCGCTCGGCTTCGACCCGCTCGCCTTCCCGGTGAGTCCCGGGGAGGCCGGGCGGATCGTCTGGTTCGACGCGCTGGTCAACAACGTCGACCGGTCCTGGCGCAACCCCAATCTGCTGATGTGGCGGGGCGAGCTGTGGCTCGTCGACCACGGGGCGACCATGATCTGGCACCACAACTGGCCCGGCGCGCAGGCCTCCGCGGCCCGTCCCTACGACGCCTCCGACCATGCCCTGGCGCCCTTCCGGCCCGATGTCGCCGCCGCAGCGGCCGAGTTGGCGCCCCGGGTCACCGAGGAACTGCTGGCCGACGTCACCGCGCGGATCCCGGACGCCTGGCTGACGGGGGAGCCCGGCTTCGGTACGCCGGACGAGCTGAGGCGGGCCTATGCACGGCCGCTGCTCGCACGGGCCGCCGTCATCCACGACCGCATCCAGGGGATCACGTGAGCGACCGGCACATCATCAAGGGCGGGACGCGCGACCGCCAGATCTACGAGTACGCCGTCCTGCGCGTCGTCCCGCGCGTCGAGCGCGGCGAGTGCATCAACGCCGGGGTGCTCGTCTACTGCCGCGCCGAGTCCTACGTCGGCGCCCGCACCCACCTCGACGAGGCGCGCCTGCTGGCCCTCGACCCCCGGGCCGACGTGGCCGGCGTCCACGCCGCGCTGCGCGCCGTGGAGGGCATGTGCGCGGGCGGCTCCGCGGCCGGCCAGGCGGCGGTCGACGCCCCCGGCCGCCGCTTCCGCTGGCTGGTCGCCCCTCGCTCCACGATCGTCCAGCCCGGCCCCGTCCACACCGGCCTGACCACGGACCCGGCGGCGGAGACCGAACGTCTGCTGGACCTGCTGGTGAGGTGACCGGTGTCCCCGGCCGTCAGTGCCGGCGGCGCTTCAGCACGTAACCGGCGGCGGCGACGGCGGCACCCGCCGCGAAGGTCAGGCCGATGGCGATGTCCCAGTCGCTCGGCCCCGAGGCCACCGCACCCCCGAGCCCGCCTCGCACGCCCCGGGTCGGGGCGGTGGTTGGAGTCGCGGTGACGGAAGCGGAGGGGCTGACGGAGGGACTGGCGGAGGGGCTGGGCGAGGTGGTGGGGAAGATGATTCCGCGGTGGGACAAGGCCTCACACGCGATGCCGTCGTCCGGGCCCTGGTCCTCGTCGAGTCTGTTGGGATCACTCGGATCCGCGTCGAAGACGGCCTGCGCGTCCTCCTGGAAGGAGAAGTCGCGGCAGTCCAGGTCCTGCCTGGCATGAGCGGGGTCGGCCAACGGCACGATGGCGGCGATCGCGAACAGCGTGCCTATGGCACCGGTACGACGGCGCATGGAGTGCCTCCCTTCACGAGTGGGTCGCGCTCCGACGCTAGGCGCCCAGAGGCGCGGTGGCGCGCGGCCGTAGGCCGAGCGGGTGTCCCGCAGGGCGTCGCCGGGCAGGGCAGGCGCGGGTAATGGATCACATGCCGAGCGTGGCCGTTGACACCGCGTGCCAGGGCTTCTAGCGTCACACCCACTGAAGGTACTAAGCGGTCGCTCATCTGAGGAGAAGCAGTCATGTCCACCACTGAGCAGCGGGTCGCCGTCGTCACCGGTGCCGCGCGCGGGATCGGCGCCGCCACCGCCGTACGACTGGCCGCCGAGGGCCGCGCGGTCGCCGTGCTCGACCTCGACGAGGCGGCCTGCAAGGACACCGTCGAGAAGATCACCGCCGCCGGTGGCAAGGCCATCGCGGTCGGCTGCGACGTCTCGGACGAGGCGCAGGTCGAGGCGGCCGTCGCGCGGATCACCGAGGAGCTGGGCGCACCGACGATCCTGGTCAACAACGCCGGCGTGCTGCGCGACAACCTGCTGTTCAAGATGAGCGTCTCCGACTGGGACACCGTCATGAACGTGCACCTGCGCGGCGCCTTCCTGATGTCCAAGGCATGCCAGAAGCACATGGTGGACGCGGGCTTCGGCCGGATCGTCAACCTGTCGTCGTCCTCGGCGCTGGGCAACCGCGGGCAGGTCAACTACTCGGCCGCCAAGGCCGGCCTCCAGGGCTTCACCAAGACCCTCGCCAAGGAGCTCGGCAAGTTCGGCGTCACCGCCAACGCCGTCGCTCCCGGCTTCATCGCCACCGAGATGACCAAGGCCACCGCCGAGCGCGTCGGCATGGGCTTCGAGGACTTCAAGGCCGCTGCCGCCACCCAGATCCCGGTGGCGCGCGTCGGTGAGCCGGAGGACATCGCCAACGCCATCGCCTTCTTCACCGGCGAGGCGGCCGGGTTCGTCTCCGGCCAGGTGCTGTACGTGGCCGGCGGACCGCTCGACTAGGGATCACAGGAGCCCACGGACATGACTGAACTCTCCGGCAAGGTCGCGCTCGTCACGGGCGCCAGCCGCGGCATCGGCTACGGCGTCGCCGAGGCGCTCGTCGCACGCGGCGACCGCGTGTGCATCACCGGCCGCAACGAGGACGCTCTGAAGGAGGCCGTCGAGCAGCTCGGCGCCGACCGCGTGATCCACGTCGCGGGCAAGGCGCACGACGAGGCCCACCAGGCCGTCGCCGTCGAGCGCACGATGGAGGCCTTCGGCCGCGTCGACTTCCTGGTCAACAACGCCGGCACGAACCCGGTGTTCGGGCCGATCGCCGACCTCGACCTGAACGTCGCCCGCAAGGTCTTCGAGACCAACGTCGTCTCGGCGCTGGGCTTCGCCCAGAAGACCTGGCACGCCTGGCAGAAGGACAACGGCGGCGCGATCGTCAACATCGCCTCCGTCGCGGGCCTGTCGCCCTCGCCGTTCATCGGCGCGTACGGCGTCAGCAAGGCGGCGATGATCAACCTGACGCTGCAGCTCGCGCACGAGTTCGCGCCCAAGGTGCGGGTCAACGCGATCGCCCCGGCCGTCGTGAAGACCAAGTTCGCCCAGGCGCTGTACGAGGGCCGGGAGGAGGAGGCCGCCGCGGCCTACCCGCTCGGCCGGCTCGGTGTGCCCTCCGACATCGGCGGCGCGGCGGCGTTCCTCACCTCCGGGCAGTCCGACTGGGTCACCGGCCAGACGCTCGTCGTGGACGGCGGCATCTTCCTCAACGCCGGCACGGGCTGACCCGCCGATGACACGGCCCGGCACGGGCGCCCCTGCGTACAGGCGGCGTCCGTGCCGGCGTAAAGTCCCGGCAAAGGGCGATGACAACGTCGTCAAAGGTTTATCGATCAAGGAGTCATGCCCCGGGGCGGGTCAGCGGGCACGGCACTGCGGTATGGTCTGCCGACCCTTGGTATGGCAGATCGAGGAGCGTGCGCGTGTTCAACCGGAACCGATGCCTGCGGCGGGTGGCGGCCATCGCGTCCATATCGTCCCTGGTCGCCGGGTGCGGCGTGCTGTCGTCCGACACTCCGGAGGACGAGGGGCCGATCGTCGTGGGCACCACCAGTGCTCCCAGCACGCTCGATCCCGCGGCCTCCTGGGACAGCTCCTGGGAGCTGTTCCGCAACATCTACCAGACGCTCCTGAGCTATCCGACCGGCGCGAGCGAGCCCCAGCCGGACGCCGCCGAGAGTTGCGGCTTCAGCGACTCCTCGAACCAGGTGTACCGCTGCGAGCTGCGCGAGGGTCTGAAGTTCTCCAACGGCGACGCGCTCGACGCCCAGGCCGTGAAGTACTCGTTCGACCGGATCCGCAAGATCAACGTCAACGGCGGCCCCGCCGGTCTGCTCGGCAGCCTCGAACGCGTCCAGGCGCCGAACGACCGCGAGGTGATCTTCCACCTCAACAAGCCCGACGCGACCTTCCCGTTCGTGCTCGCCACCCCTGCCATGTCGATCGTCTCCCCGGCCGCCTACCCGGAGAACTCCCTGCGCAAGGGCAGCGACGTCGTCGGCTCCGGGCCGTACGCCCTCGACTCGTACGACGAGGGCAAGGAGGCCGTCCTCGTCCGCAACGACGGCTACAAGGGCTACGCCGAGCGCCGGAACGACGCGGTGACCATCCGCTACTTCCAGGACTCCGGCGCCATGGTCAAGGCGCTGCGGGACGAGCAGATCGACGTGACCTACCGCGGTCTGGGCGCCGGTGACGTGGTCGACCTCCAGAGCAAGTCCTCCAACGAGGACGAGATCCAGCTCGTCGAGGGCACCGGCACCGACATCAACTACCTGGTGTTCAACCCGAAGGACTCCTGGGCCAACCGCAAGGCCGTGCGCCAGGCCATCGCGCAGGTCGTCGACCGGGCGGCGATCGCCCACAAGGTCTACAAGGACACCGTCGACCCGCTGTACTCCATGGTCCCCAAGGGCCTCACCGGTCACACGACGGGCTTCTTCGACGACTACGGCGACCCGGACGTCGCCAAGGCCCGCAAGATCCTCACCGGCGCGGGCATCAACCAGCGGGTCCCGCTCACCTTCTGGTACACGAGCGACCGCTACGGCTCCGAGACCGCGGCGGAGTTCAAGGAGCTGGAGCGTCAGCTCGAGGACTCCGGCCTGTTCGAGATCACCCTGAAGAGCCGCCCCTGGAAGACGTACGTCGAGGGCTACCGCAAGGGCGAGTACCCGGTGTTCGGGCGTGGCTGGTTCCCCGACTTCCCGGACGCCGAGAACTTCATCGCGCCGTTCGTCGGCGAGCAGAACGCCCTCGGAACGCCCTACCCGGCGCCCGAGATCACCGGCGACCTGCTCCCCCGGTCGCGCCGCGAGAGCGATCGCGCGAACGTGGAGAAGGAGTTCGAGGAGGCCCAGCGGATCCTCGTGGACGACGCGCGGCTGCTGCCGCTGTGGCAGGGCCGGCAGTACGTGGCGGCCAGCCAGGACATCTCGGGCGCGGAGCGGGCCATGGACCCGTCGACGATCATGATGATGTGGGAGCTGCACCGCAAGACCGCCTGGTAGGCGGGCGGGCGCCGGGCTCTCCCGGGCACGTTGTCAGTGGTCGCCTGTAGGTTCTGTGGCCTGGAAGTGACCGCACATCGTGAGGACGTTGACGTGACCGACATCGCCATGCTGCCCGAGTCCTGGCGCGGGGTTCTGGGTGACGAGCTGCAGCAGCCCTGGTTCAAGGAGCTGACGGAGTTCGTCGAGGAGGAGCGGGCGAAGGGTCCCGTCTATCCGCCGCGCGAGGAGGTCTTCGCCGCGCTGGACGCCACGCCGTACGAGAGGGTGAAGGTCCTGATCCTCGGTCAGGACCCGTACCACGGCGAGGGGCAGGGGCACGGGCTGTGCTTCTCGGTCCGGCCCGGTGTGCGGATCCCGCCGTCCCTGCGGAACATCTACAAGGAGATGCACGAGGAGCTGGGCACGCCGATCCCGGACAACGGCTATCTGATGCCGTGGGCGCGGCAGGGCGTCCTGCTGCTCAACGCGGTGCTCACCGTTCGCGGCGGTGAGGCCAACTCGCACAAGGGCCGGGGCTGGGAGAGGTTCACCGACGCGGTCATCCGCGCGGTGGCCGGCCGGCCCGACCCGGCCGTGTTCGTGCTGTGGGGGAACTACGCGCAGAAGAAGCTCCCGCTGATCGACGAGTCGCGGCATGTGGTGGTCAAGGGCGCGCATCCCTCGCCGCTGTCGGCGAAGAAGTTCTTCGGCTCGCGTCCGTTCACGCAGATCAACGCGGCGGTGGCGGCGCAGGGGCACGAGCCGATCGACTGGACGATTCCGAACCTGGGCTGACGGCTGACGCCCCGGCGACGTACGGAGCGGCCTCAGCTGGATCCTCCCCTCCTGCCGTTAGCGTCGGGAGGAACAGCGGGCGAGCGGTGCGGAGGGCGTGGCCGTGGAGCGACAGGGACAGGCGGCGCCGGATGCCGTGCCGACGCGGATCGGGCAGGTCGTCATGCTGCACCACGCCGGGGACCGGGAGGAGGCCCGGCAGCGGTTCCTGGACCTGTGGGCGGAGATCGGGGAGCACGGCGACCCGCTGCACCGCTGCACCCTCGCCCACTACCTGGCCGACACGCAGGACGATCCCGCCGACGAACTGGCCTGGGACCTGCGCGCGCTGACGGCGGCGGAGGAGATCACCGACGCCGGGACCACCTCGGGGGAGGGGGCCCTCGTGGTGCGCGCGCTCTACCCCTCGCTGCACCTCAACCTGGCCGCCGACTACGACAGACTCGGCCACCGCGACGCCGCCCGCGCACACCTGCGGCGGGCGCGGGGAGCGGCCACGGCCCTCACCGACGACCCCTACGGCGAGGGCGTCCGGGCGGCCATCAGCCGACTGGAGTCCCGGCTGGGCGAGGACGGCGGGGGGACGTGGGCACCGCCGAGGCAGCGGCCGTGAAGGAACGGGGCAGGGCCTGCCCGGCCCACCTGTCCCGGGGGCGCGTTTCGAGGGTGGTTCAACGCCCGTAGGTGTCGCGGCAGATGGTGGCCTCCGGGCTGTCCGCCCGCCAGCCTCCGTAGCGCCTGCCCAACGCACAGACGTCCGTGTTCTTCGGGACGTTCTCCCGGACGTCCTGACGTACCGAATCCGGGACGTCGGGCAGGCCGGTGTGCGGAAGCCGTGGGCCGCGCGGGGCCGGCTCGGGGCGTTCCGGGCGGGCGGGGCGCGGGCGGACGTCGCGGGTGCCGGGCGGCTGCCGCCGCTGCTGTGGCGCCGTCGCGGCGGGCGTGGTCAGGCGCGACGGGGACGCGGCCGGCTCCGGGCGGCGGGACGTCTCGATGAGTTCCAGGGCCTCCCGGGCCGGTGCCTGCACGATCTGCGTCTGCGTCTGCCCCTCCGGCTCCGGCGCCGACGTCCGGGACGGGCCCGCCGGCGACCCGGGAACGGGGGGACGCTGGACCGTCACACAGCCGGAGAGGGCCGAGACAGCCACGGTCACCAGGAGCGTCGCTGTGGTCGTCGTTCGATGCACCCGCGCCACTCTGGTGCGTCCGGCCCGCGGCGGGGCGGCGGACGGGTGGAGGATGCCCCGCACGGGTGATCTCGCGCCCCGTAGGGAGGCAGACGGCCCGTCCGGGGTGACGTCGGCGGGCTGTCCCGGGTGACGTCAGTCGCCGGTCGAGCCGTCGATGCGCTCGCGGATCAGGTCGGCGTGGCCGTTGTGCCGCGCGTACTCCTCGATCATGTGGGTGTAGATCCACCGCAGGTTGAACCGTTCGCCGGTGCGTCGGTGCTTGCCCTCGGAGATGTCGTCCAGGCCGAAGCGGGCGGCGTTGCTCCGGGCGGTCTCGATCTCGGCCTGCCAGGCCGCGTGCGCCTCCCGGTAGGTGTCGGCATCTGTCAGATGGAACTCGCCGTCCGGGTCCTCGTCGCTCCAGTAGAGCGGCGCCACGGCCTCGTCCGTGAGCACCCGGCGGAACCAGCTCCGCTCCACGTCCGCCATGTGCCGCACCAGCCCCAGCAGCGACAGGTCGGAGGGCTCCACGGCGGAGGACCTGAGCTGCTCGTCGGTCAGGCCCTCGCACTTCCACGCGAGTGTCT from Streptomyces chartreusis NRRL 3882 harbors:
- a CDS encoding pyridoxamine 5'-phosphate oxidase family protein → MTVTQQRRGRKIMMTPGELDDFLTTQRTCRVATVSADGAPHVSTLWFAWDGTSMWLYSVVRSKRWTDLRRDPRVAIVVDTGEEYDELRGVELSGTAEFVGEIPRTGELRAELDVPETLFARKNFGLEEMPHDGRHAWLRLTPQKIVSWDFRKLAAQ
- a CDS encoding cysteine hydrolase, which gives rise to MPAYTELSELLDPRTTVLLTVECQEGVVGADSALPELAAQARAGGVLANIARLVDAAHRGGVQVVHAIAERRPDGRGASRNARLFRAAERLPVQQVSGTPAVRVATPIEVAEEDLVVRRLHGLSPLQGTDVDPLLRNLGCRTLIVTGVSANVAVPNAVFDAVNRGYTAVVPADAIAGVPFDYTPAMIRHTLALVATVATTDEVLASLERPGGVRQA
- a CDS encoding Rieske (2Fe-2S) protein, with the protein product MTSESVQPKSGPSRRTLVAAVGAAGLTVGLTACGSDDKASDSSTEQGAGGGSSPEAGAGGAALAKTTDIPEGSGKIFKDQKVVVSQPAAGDYKAFSTICTHRDCPMVDLKDDIISCTCHGSQFSVLDGSVKKGPAVEPLEAKQISVNGDSITLA
- a CDS encoding HipA family kinase, whose amino-acid sequence is MLNEVTATRYITPLREGGSLPGLVEGDDFGTYVLKFTGAGQGRKTLVAEVVCGELARRLGLRVPRLVTVELDAELGLGEPDQEVQSLLRSSGGTNLGMEFLSGALGFDPLAFPVSPGEAGRIVWFDALVNNVDRSWRNPNLLMWRGELWLVDHGATMIWHHNWPGAQASAARPYDASDHALAPFRPDVAAAAAELAPRVTEELLADVTARIPDAWLTGEPGFGTPDELRRAYARPLLARAAVIHDRIQGIT
- a CDS encoding DUF3037 domain-containing protein, translating into MSDRHIIKGGTRDRQIYEYAVLRVVPRVERGECINAGVLVYCRAESYVGARTHLDEARLLALDPRADVAGVHAALRAVEGMCAGGSAAGQAAVDAPGRRFRWLVAPRSTIVQPGPVHTGLTTDPAAETERLLDLLVR
- the fabG gene encoding 3-oxoacyl-ACP reductase FabG translates to MSTTEQRVAVVTGAARGIGAATAVRLAAEGRAVAVLDLDEAACKDTVEKITAAGGKAIAVGCDVSDEAQVEAAVARITEELGAPTILVNNAGVLRDNLLFKMSVSDWDTVMNVHLRGAFLMSKACQKHMVDAGFGRIVNLSSSSALGNRGQVNYSAAKAGLQGFTKTLAKELGKFGVTANAVAPGFIATEMTKATAERVGMGFEDFKAAAATQIPVARVGEPEDIANAIAFFTGEAAGFVSGQVLYVAGGPLD
- a CDS encoding SDR family oxidoreductase — translated: MTELSGKVALVTGASRGIGYGVAEALVARGDRVCITGRNEDALKEAVEQLGADRVIHVAGKAHDEAHQAVAVERTMEAFGRVDFLVNNAGTNPVFGPIADLDLNVARKVFETNVVSALGFAQKTWHAWQKDNGGAIVNIASVAGLSPSPFIGAYGVSKAAMINLTLQLAHEFAPKVRVNAIAPAVVKTKFAQALYEGREEEAAAAYPLGRLGVPSDIGGAAAFLTSGQSDWVTGQTLVVDGGIFLNAGTG
- a CDS encoding ABC transporter substrate-binding protein, yielding MFNRNRCLRRVAAIASISSLVAGCGVLSSDTPEDEGPIVVGTTSAPSTLDPAASWDSSWELFRNIYQTLLSYPTGASEPQPDAAESCGFSDSSNQVYRCELREGLKFSNGDALDAQAVKYSFDRIRKINVNGGPAGLLGSLERVQAPNDREVIFHLNKPDATFPFVLATPAMSIVSPAAYPENSLRKGSDVVGSGPYALDSYDEGKEAVLVRNDGYKGYAERRNDAVTIRYFQDSGAMVKALRDEQIDVTYRGLGAGDVVDLQSKSSNEDEIQLVEGTGTDINYLVFNPKDSWANRKAVRQAIAQVVDRAAIAHKVYKDTVDPLYSMVPKGLTGHTTGFFDDYGDPDVAKARKILTGAGINQRVPLTFWYTSDRYGSETAAEFKELERQLEDSGLFEITLKSRPWKTYVEGYRKGEYPVFGRGWFPDFPDAENFIAPFVGEQNALGTPYPAPEITGDLLPRSRRESDRANVEKEFEEAQRILVDDARLLPLWQGRQYVAASQDISGAERAMDPSTIMMMWELHRKTAW
- the ung gene encoding uracil-DNA glycosylase — protein: MTDIAMLPESWRGVLGDELQQPWFKELTEFVEEERAKGPVYPPREEVFAALDATPYERVKVLILGQDPYHGEGQGHGLCFSVRPGVRIPPSLRNIYKEMHEELGTPIPDNGYLMPWARQGVLLLNAVLTVRGGEANSHKGRGWERFTDAVIRAVAGRPDPAVFVLWGNYAQKKLPLIDESRHVVVKGAHPSPLSAKKFFGSRPFTQINAAVAAQGHEPIDWTIPNLG
- a CDS encoding tetratricopeptide repeat protein — its product is MAVERQGQAAPDAVPTRIGQVVMLHHAGDREEARQRFLDLWAEIGEHGDPLHRCTLAHYLADTQDDPADELAWDLRALTAAEEITDAGTTSGEGALVVRALYPSLHLNLAADYDRLGHRDAARAHLRRARGAATALTDDPYGEGVRAAISRLESRLGEDGGGTWAPPRQRP
- a CDS encoding DinB family protein; the encoded protein is MTTERRMPATTADERTMLEGWLEFHRQTLAWKCEGLTDEQLRSSAVEPSDLSLLGLVRHMADVERSWFRRVLTDEAVAPLYWSDEDPDGEFHLTDADTYREAHAAWQAEIETARSNAARFGLDDISEGKHRRTGERFNLRWIYTHMIEEYARHNGHADLIRERIDGSTGD